ATACGCCGCCAGGGCTGTCCCCGTGCGTCCCAGGCCTGCCGTGCAGTGGACCGCCACGCCTAGCCCCGCGGCATTCGCCCGGCGGATGGTCTCCACCACTTGCTCCAGTTGTTCCAGCGCCGGCGCGGTCATATCCTCGACCGGGACATGGACCAACATCAGGCCGGCTTCGTTAATCCCAGCGCGCGGCGGGGGAACCTCCGTCAAACTGATGAGCACCTCGACTCCTTCACGCCGCAGCCACAGAAGGTCCTCCACCGCTTCGGGCTGAGCCAGAGCGGCCAATTGGCCGGGTATGATCCAGGTGAATCGTGGCGGCGGCATAATGCGGACCTTCTCTCCCCAGGTCTGGTTCCGTATTCATCTTTCTCACTCCTCACCCTAGCGGCAACCTCAATCCCCGGCTCACTTGTTTCCAAAGCCTACACGCGGGACTTCGGCCAGAAATGCCAGAAACATCCAAAGAACCGAGCCATCAAGGTGCTCTCCAACCCCGTGATCGAATCCTGGCATCGCAAAGCCTTCCGAGACTGCCAGGCTTCCTCTGGCAAGCGAGGCTTCTCCTGGCGTCGGAGAAAGCACTGTGGCCACGATTTTGTCTCAGCGGGGCGGAGCCTGTTCAAAGTTTCGTTCAGTGGAGTGGGGCGTGGCCGAAGTGCTGCCGCAGGCGATTGACCTGTTGCCAGACCTGAGGATGCCGTTGCAGGAAGTGGACGAGTTGGGCCGTGGAGACACCCAACGCCTCAGCAGCGGGTGCGACCCGTCCCTGCAAAGCCGCCAGCACGTCCAGGGCCAAGCCAGCCAAGGGCCAGAACGCCGGATGTTTCACCGAGCGCGGGAACTCGCCGGGCTGGAGTCCAAGCTGCTGCCACACGACCGGCTCGATCACGACTTTCCCGTCCGCAGCAGCAGGGATAGCTTCCCGGATGTGGAGGTAAAAGCCCTGCCGCAAACGTTGTAAAGCCCTGGCCTTGTTCTCATGCTGCGACCGGCTCTCTTCGGCGATGACGATCAATCCGCTCGGATGATGACGCAGGCGGACCGCCGAACTTGTCTTATTCCGCTTCTGACCTCCCGGCCCGCTCGCACGGTAGGTATCAACCGAGCACTGAGCCAGGAGCTGCTCATCGCTCAGCGCCGTCCACGGACTCCGCCGGGCAAAAGTGGGGCCGCCACCCTGCGCCACTTGCGATTGGACCTCGGACATCGGTTCCGCCCGGAAACAATCAAGGTTCCTGAGCCGTCTCCAGGAAAAAACGACGCTTCAGAAAAAACAGCGTCTCCTGGGTGACATCAGGGGACAATCCCAGGAGACCCGAAGGACAGGCGGCAGCAGCCTGACTCCGCGCGCGTCCTTGTCATTGGGCCGCCAGCATGGCCAGCTCAGCGGCGGGGGGTGCTGGGATCCCCAGGGGGCAACCCTTTTGCGGAGTAGGCCCGAAGGGGAACCACAAGCTATCCCGCGCCCCGCTCAGTCCTGGACCCTGCTCAACTGATCCGCGCGCTGATGTTGACGAAGCAGTGGATGTGCGGCAAGGCCCGATAGCTCCAGACGAAGCCCGGTCCTTCCAGCCGCCAGTAGGTCCACGGCTCTTTGGCGCTGGTCTGCCCTTCCTGATAGAAGGCCAGGTGGATTTTCTCCAAACCTCCGTTGGCTTTGATGATCTCCATGACCTCTTCGCCGTCTTCCTTGCGGTAAGGGGAGATCAGCTCCTGCATGGCCTTTTGCACGAGCGTTTTCTGCTCGGCGGTCATGTCGGCATAGGCAATGCCGGGCAGCTTGGCCTGCTTTTGGGGCAGGCGGACGGTTTCCACGCCATCGCGCCATTTGCCGGGAAAGACGGCTTGCTGGCGTTGTTCCGCCGTGAGGGCTTCGTAGATGGCTGTGACGGCTTGGGTCTGATTGTAGAACACGTTGGTGCGGGAGTAGCCGCTGGGGCTGTGGCCGTAGTAAAGCGGACCGCCGAAGGCCGTCTGTTCCTCCGAGTTGCCATCGCAGCGTACGGTCAGGTGGTGGCCGGAGAAGACCAGGGAGAACTTCTTCCCCTCCACCGCCTCGCCATAAAGAACTGCGCCGATGTTCTCGAAGTCGCCGCTGTTGTCAAACTTGCCGTTACGGCTCAGTTGCCGGTACCCTTCGTCCCCATTACTGATGGCTCGGAAGATCCTTCGGAGCAGCTCGATTTGAGGCCGCTTGTATTCCAGGCCAATGACCGATTTGCCGACGGCGGCGTTGGCGGTCATCAAGCGAGCAGGCAGCGGCTGATTCGGGCGCTTCAAGTCCCAGGGTTGCACCAGATACTTCTTCTGCTCGCTATCCAGGGAGCGATACAGCTCGAAGACGAGTGCTTCCGCCTCCGCCTGCCGTGCCATCCGGGCTGCACGGGCACGCTCCAGAGGGGTCAGTGCCAGACCCACCGTGGCCGCGGCAGCAGTTGCCCCCGTGACGCGGAGAAACTCCCGCCGGTCCCAATTCGCTACGCTTTCCCAGCCCAACTCGCACTCCGGGCAGCTCACAACTTCGGGTGTGGAAGGACGCATCGCCAAGTCTCCTGAGGAAGGGAAAGGGACGATCCAAAGACAAGCCTTTTTCAGGCGGGCACCTGTATCATACCCTCTCCGCCCGTCCCCGTCACGCCAGATTTTGGTTTTTTCCACCTCGCCGCCGGGAACTACAATCGCGACGGGGAGGAAGGAGTCAGGAGAACAGAGCACGCCAGCAACGCCAAGGGGAGCTGATTAGACTAGCTCCGCACCTCCGCTACAATCCCACAATCCCTCTGGACGCGAATGGCAAATGATTCCCATTGTCAAGCAGAAAGGCGCGGCAGAACCCCTCACTCGGCAAGCGAGACGC
This Thermogemmata fonticola DNA region includes the following protein-coding sequences:
- a CDS encoding dual specificity protein phosphatase 23 — protein: MPPPRFTWIIPGQLAALAQPEAVEDLLWLRREGVEVLISLTEVPPPRAGINEAGLMLVHVPVEDMTAPALEQLEQVVETIRRANAAGLGVAVHCTAGLGRTGTALAAYLVSQGYSPQDAIATVRSLRPGSIETAEQERAIEEFARHWAARKKDAPGHPSS
- a CDS encoding peptide chain release factor family protein — its product is MSEVQSQVAQGGGPTFARRSPWTALSDEQLLAQCSVDTYRASGPGGQKRNKTSSAVRLRHHPSGLIVIAEESRSQHENKARALQRLRQGFYLHIREAIPAAADGKVVIEPVVWQQLGLQPGEFPRSVKHPAFWPLAGLALDVLAALQGRVAPAAEALGVSTAQLVHFLQRHPQVWQQVNRLRQHFGHAPLH
- a CDS encoding DUF3500 domain-containing protein, producing the protein MRPSTPEVVSCPECELGWESVANWDRREFLRVTGATAAAATVGLALTPLERARAARMARQAEAEALVFELYRSLDSEQKKYLVQPWDLKRPNQPLPARLMTANAAVGKSVIGLEYKRPQIELLRRIFRAISNGDEGYRQLSRNGKFDNSGDFENIGAVLYGEAVEGKKFSLVFSGHHLTVRCDGNSEEQTAFGGPLYYGHSPSGYSRTNVFYNQTQAVTAIYEALTAEQRQQAVFPGKWRDGVETVRLPQKQAKLPGIAYADMTAEQKTLVQKAMQELISPYRKEDGEEVMEIIKANGGLEKIHLAFYQEGQTSAKEPWTYWRLEGPGFVWSYRALPHIHCFVNISARIS